The following proteins come from a genomic window of Spea bombifrons isolate aSpeBom1 chromosome 10, aSpeBom1.2.pri, whole genome shotgun sequence:
- the LOC128467650 gene encoding acrosin-like, whose protein sequence is MKLHVIFLIIWALFGTSESSDNGVCGDRPLAEDFRGSRVVGGKDAEPGNWPWVISIQEYRDDEYFHVCGGVVLNNLWVLTAAHCFRDVGNEYYSWRLVFGTNQLSDMGAHAQIRTIKEKIEHENYDPDTESNDIALVRLDQTIVFDKFTQPACLPAKQAILSKLDDCYVAGWGVIKEQSTGTSDILHEAPVNIIPVEHCNRPTWYNGAVGDYNLCAGFEQGGDDSCQGYGGGPLMCKRSKAKFYTVVGITSWGSSCRQKQILGVFTSTQYYDEWINGEVFKKPQMSAVKKLFWQIAEFFYKIVKKVFQRS, encoded by the exons ATGAAGCTACATGTGATTTTTCTAATTATATGGGCTCTTTTTGGAACATCTGAGAGCTCTGACAATGGAG TCTGTGGAGACAGACCCCTAGCAGAGGATTTCCGTGGCTCCCGCGTGGTGGGAGGAAAGGATGCGGAGCCTGGTAACTGGCCCTGGGTAATCAGCATCCAGGAGTACAGGGACGATGAGTATTTCCACGTATGCGGAGGTGTCGTCCTTAATAATTTATGGGTTCTGACAGCTGCCCATTGTTTCCGGGATGTTGGCAA TGAGTATTATTCTTGGAGACTTGTGTTTGGGACCAACCAACTCTCAGACATGGGGGCACATGCTCAGATCCGAACTATAAAAGAGAAGATTGAACATGAGAATTACGACCCTGATACCGAAAGCAATGACATCGCTTTGGTCAGGCTGGATCAGACCATCGTATTTGACAAATTCACTCAGCCTGCCTGCCTTCCTGCCAAACAAGCAATTCTGAGCAAATTGGACGATTGCTACGTTGCAGGCTGGGGTGTCATTAAAGAACAAT CCACTGGAACATCTGACATTCTTCATGAAGCCCCGGTAAACATTATTCCAGTTGAGCATTGCAACCGCCCAACCTGGTACAACGGCGCAGTGGGTGACTACAACCTGTGTGCTGGATTTGAGCAGGGAGGTGACGACAGTTGCCAG GGTTACGGCGGAGGACCTTTGATGTGCAAAAGGAGCAAGGCTAAGTTCTACACTGTGGTCGGCATAACCAGCTGGGGCTCCAGCTGTCGCCAGAAGCAAATCCTTGGAGTTTTTACTTCAACCCAGTATTACGACGAGTGGATCAATGGAGAGGTCTTCAAGAAACCGCAAATGTCGGCTGTGAAGAAACTCTTCTGGCAAATTGCTGAATTCTTCTACAAAATCGTTAAGAAGGTTTTTCAGCGCTCCTGA